TGGCATTGGCGATGTGGTCGAGGTGACCGCGTCGGAAGAGCCGGGCATCCACGTCCTGCCTGGCGAGGGGGTCTGGAAGGCGCCGTCCGATGTGCGTTCGAACACTGCAGCCCGCGCGGCCGCACATGTGCTGGCCTTCCACCACGACCGGTTTCCGGGGCTGACCATCAAGATTGTCAAGGGGATTCGGCCCGGGTCCGGGTTGGGAAGCTCGGCCGCAAGCGCAGCAGCGGCCGCGCTCGGCGCGCTTACAGTGCTGACTGATTTGCCGCGTGAGCACGCGGTGGATGCTGCCCTGGAGGGTGAGGCAGGCGTGGCGGGAGCGCGCCACGGTGACAACGTGCTTCCATCACTTATGGGCGGCGTGGTGCTGACGTCTGCAAGCAGACCGGAGCACTTTCGGCGGGTGCCTGTGCCCGTCCCGCTTCCGTTGGCCGTCGTGCGCCCCGAGGTGACGGTGCTGACCAAGGAAGCACGCGAGATGCTGCCCCGCGTGGTGCCCCTGCGGGATGCCGTGCACAACGCTTCTTCGCTGGCGTTCCTGATCGATGCTCTTCGCGCGGGAGACCTGCAGGAGGTCGGCCGCGCGATTGAGCAGGATCGCCTCGTAGAGCCTGTGCGGGCCCGACTCGTTCCCGGGTATCACGACATCCTGCAAGCCGCTCGCGATGCGGGTGCGCTGGGAGCCGCGCTCAGCGGTTCTGGCCCCGCCTTGTTCGCAGTCTGCGGCGATGGCGCGGGTGCTCGGCGGGTGCGCGACGCCATGATTGCTGCCACTCAGAAGGC
This sequence is a window from Rhodothermales bacterium. Protein-coding genes within it:
- a CDS encoding homoserine kinase, coding for MPESVRIWGPGSLSNLGPGFDSIGVALDGIGDVVEVTASEEPGIHVLPGEGVWKAPSDVRSNTAARAAAHVLAFHHDRFPGLTIKIVKGIRPGSGLGSSAASAAAAALGALTVLTDLPREHAVDAALEGEAGVAGARHGDNVLPSLMGGVVLTSASRPEHFRRVPVPVPLPLAVVRPEVTVLTKEAREMLPRVVPLRDAVHNASSLAFLIDALRAGDLQEVGRAIEQDRLVEPVRARLVPGYHDILQAARDAGALGAALSGSGPALFAVCGDGAGARRVRDAMIAATQKAGHEVSGFVSSIDERGARATRRHQTENPV